The DNA segment TCAGGCCGCCCAGGAGGAGGGCAAGGTTGCAATCGTGATCCGTAACCAGCCCCATGGCTCGGTGGCGCTCAAGCGGGTATTGCCCCTGCAGCGACGCCTGGTGGCGGTCCAACCCAACGGATCGGTGGTGACGGCTGTTGACCCCAACCAGGCAACTCTGGGCAGCCTCGATGCTCGTTTTGTGCTCCAGGGCCAGGGCCGCAAGAGTGCTGGTGGTGTGGTTTTTGGTAACCAAACCCTCAAGATTGGTGCCCCAGTGGAAATTGAGGGGGAGCAGTTCCGCGTTGGCGGCACGGTTAGCGGCCTCCAGGTTGGAGGTGGCTGAGATGGCCCCTCTCAAAACCCCTGCTAAGCGTCAGCTTCTGCTGCGCCTTTCTGGTGTGCATGCCCTTGGGCTCGTTTTGGCGGTTGGGCCAGCCACTGCCTTGGCCCAGCAGGTGCCCTTGGCCCAGCAGGTGCCCCTGGCGTCCCTACCGCCCCTGCCCCCACCGGTTGGCCTGCCCCAGCTGCAGGCTCAGCTGAGCTGTCCGGCCCTGCAGCAGCGGCTGCTTGCCACCGTGGCTGGCGAGGCTTCTGTGTGGAGCATCACCATTGCCGATGGGCAGGGCCGCCTGCTGGCCGACCTCAACGGCAACCGGCCCCGCATTCCAGCTTCCAACCAGAAGTTGGTGAGCACGGCCTATGCCCTGGACAGATTGGGCCCTGACTATCGACTTAATACCCAGCTCTGGCGGCTGGGTGATGGCAGCTTCCGACTCACCGGTGAGGGTGACCCCGACCTGGCCCTGCCCCAGCTGCAGCGATTCGCCATGTTGGCGCTGGGATCGGGTGGCAGCAGTGGTGAGACGCCTTCGCTGGTGCGGTTGCAGATCGCCGAGGAGCCACGCCAGGCCTGGTGGCCCCAAGGTTGGCACCCGGACGATCGCTACTACGCCTACGGCGCCCCGATCACCCGGCTAGCTGTCACCAGCAATGCAATTAACGAGGCGGTGATGAATCCGCCTTCGCGGCTGCAGACCCTGCTGCAGAAAACCATGGTTCAGCGGGGAGCCAAGGTGCAGGTGTCGCTGGTCTCGTCCCGCGCCCCCCTGCCCGGTGATGCGGTGCTGCTGCATCAGGAGCCATCGGCGCCGATGCACAACCTGCTGAGCCTGGCCAACACCGAAAGCCACAATTTCACCGCCGAGGTACTGCTGCGACAGGGGGCTGGCACCTGGGATTTGGCCCGAGCTGCCCAGCTTCAGATGCTTTGGCTCACCGAACAGGGCCTGCCGATGCAGGGGGTTCGAGTTGCCGATGGCAGTGGCCTCGACCGCGCCAACAGACTCACCAGCCGCTTCTTGGCTGCGTTGCTTTTGCGCATGGATCAGCACCCCTACGGCCGCGCCTATCTGGCGTCGATGGCGGTTGCGGGCCAGCGGGGCACCTTGCGCAACCTTTATGTGGGCACACCCCTGCAGGGACAGTTCTATGGCAAAACAGGCACGATCAGCGGTGTGCGCTCCATCAGTGGCGTGCTGATGACGGGGGCCGGGCCCCGCTACGTAAGCGCCATTAGCAATGGCGCCAGTTCGCCCAACGTCACTATTGGCAGGGTGCTGCGTCAAGCGCAAAACAGCCAGCTGTGCCCCCCCTAGCCCGCTAACTGCTTGAGAGTGTTTGCGACCCGGCGGCGGCGACCCGGCGTCTCCTCGCCAGCTGGTGCGGTGGCTTCTGGCCCCTGGAGTCGCACCAGCTCGCGGCGGCCTCCTAATACCACCTGGCTCATCTCCTTCAACCTGCCCTCGAGTTCGCCCAGCACCTGCTCGGCGTAGCGGTTGGCACCCTCTTGAATGGCGGCCGACTCCTGGCGGCTGCGGCTCACAAGGGCGTCGCATTGCTGCTGGGTCTGCTGGCGGAACTGCAGGGCGTCGTTGTGCACCCGCTCCGCTTCTGCCTGGCTATCGCGCTGCACCCTCACTCCCTCTTGGCGGATCTGCTCAAGTTCAGCCATCGCCTGTTGACGATTGCGATCGTGCTGTTCGAGCAGCTGGCGATTGCGCTCGGCTGTTTCCTGTTCGAGCTGCTGACGACGGAGCGCAAATTGCTGCTCCATCTGGGCCATGCGGGCTTGGTGCTCCTGTTCAGCCTGGGCAACCTGCTGGCGGGCTTGCAACATCAGCTGCTCGCATTGCTGGCGGGCCTGATCCCGCAGCTCACCCACCTGCCGCTCCGCCTCCTGACGTATGGCGGCAGAGTTGATCAGCTGCTCCCGCTCCCTTTTGCCAGCAGCAA comes from the Cyanobium sp. Tous-M-B4 genome and includes:
- a CDS encoding DUF4330 domain-containing protein produces the protein MASESDQSPAAKGRSWSLVDIGAGFAVLLAAAGVIWSPKLSGAVAQATGGLTPVTVLVDVRGVPVADPGALIQAAQEEGKVAIVIRNQPHGSVALKRVLPLQRRLVAVQPNGSVVTAVDPNQATLGSLDARFVLQGQGRKSAGGVVFGNQTLKIGAPVEIEGEQFRVGGTVSGLQVGGG
- the dacB gene encoding D-alanyl-D-alanine carboxypeptidase/D-alanyl-D-alanine-endopeptidase, encoding MAPLKTPAKRQLLLRLSGVHALGLVLAVGPATALAQQVPLAQQVPLASLPPLPPPVGLPQLQAQLSCPALQQRLLATVAGEASVWSITIADGQGRLLADLNGNRPRIPASNQKLVSTAYALDRLGPDYRLNTQLWRLGDGSFRLTGEGDPDLALPQLQRFAMLALGSGGSSGETPSLVRLQIAEEPRQAWWPQGWHPDDRYYAYGAPITRLAVTSNAINEAVMNPPSRLQTLLQKTMVQRGAKVQVSLVSSRAPLPGDAVLLHQEPSAPMHNLLSLANTESHNFTAEVLLRQGAGTWDLARAAQLQMLWLTEQGLPMQGVRVADGSGLDRANRLTSRFLAALLLRMDQHPYGRAYLASMAVAGQRGTLRNLYVGTPLQGQFYGKTGTISGVRSISGVLMTGAGPRYVSAISNGASSPNVTIGRVLRQAQNSQLCPP